The Oryzihumus leptocrescens sequence CAGGAAGGCCGCCAGGGTGCGGTCGGCGCCCCCGTCCGCGCTGGCCTGGGAGGCGTGGGCGCGCATGGAGGCGCGCTTCGCGGCGGCATACCGGCGCACGCTGATCCGGTGGGTGATCGCCGCGCGAGGGCTGAACGCGCGTTGGAACGAGGTCGGGTCGAACTCGGGCGGGAAACGGTAGACCTTGCCGGCCAGGGCGATGGCCCGGCAGATCGTGTCGCGCGGCACGGTGGCCTCGAGCACCCTCGGTGTCCCCGCCAGCTCGGCCGCACGGGCTCCCACCTCGTGCACCTTCACATGGTCACGATGCCCGTAGCCGCCGTTGGCGTCGTACGTCAGAAGGACGTCGACCGACTCCTCCTCGAGGATGGCGGCCAGCCGTCGTGCCGCCTCGTCGGTGTCGGCCCGGACGAACCGGGTGCGCCCCGGCGGGTCCGGCTGCAGGTCGTCGGCCAGGCCGCTGTCGGCATAACCCAGGTGTTCCACGCGTGCCACCCCCAGTGCCTGCGCGCTCTCGCGCAGCTCCTCGAGCCGGCGTTGCCCCAGCCGGCCGTCCCCGGCGAACTCGGCGGAGGCCAGACCCAGGTCCCCGTCCGTCGCCACCACCACGATGACACGGTGACCCTCCGCCGCGGCACGCGCCATCGTCCCCGAGGTCAGCAGCGCCTCGTCGTCGGGGTGGGCGTGGAAGGCACAAAGGGTGTGTGGCATCGGGGTACATCCTGACTCATGGAAGGCTGGGTTTCGTGAAGGTTGCCCTGCTGTCCGACTGTTACCTGCCCCGCCTGGGGGGCATCGAGGTGCAGGTCCACGACCTTGCCGTGCGGCTGCGCGGCCGTGGACACCAGGTGAGCGTGTTCACCGCCACACCCGGTGCGCACGGGGAGCGGGGCGGTTTCGTCGACGTGGTCGACGGCATCGAGGTGCACCGGCTGGCCCTGCGGCTGCCCTTCGAGCTGCCGGTCAACCCCCTCGCCCCACCCGAGCTGCGGCGCCGGCTGCAGCAGGGAGGGTATGACGTGGCGCACGTGCACATGGGCGTGGTCAGCCCGTTCGCGGTCGACTGCGCCCGCGTCACCACCTCGATCGGGCTGCCCACGACGATGACGTGGCACTGCATGCTCGGGGCCGCGGCGCCGCTGTTCCGGCTGGTCCCGACCGTGCGGGGCTGGGCCGAGGCGGGGGTGGCGATGAACGCCGTGTCCGGCGTGGCCGGGGAGCCGCTGCAGCGGGCGATCGGCGACGCCGGGGTGGTGGAGAACCTGCCCAACGGCATCGACGTCTCCGCGTGGCTG is a genomic window containing:
- a CDS encoding PIG-L deacetylase family protein, with the translated sequence MPHTLCAFHAHPDDEALLTSGTMARAAAEGHRVIVVVATDGDLGLASAEFAGDGRLGQRRLEELRESAQALGVARVEHLGYADSGLADDLQPDPPGRTRFVRADTDEAARRLAAILEEESVDVLLTYDANGGYGHRDHVKVHEVGARAAELAGTPRVLEATVPRDTICRAIALAGKVYRFPPEFDPTSFQRAFSPRAAITHRISVRRYAAAKRASMRAHASQASADGGADRTLAAFLRIPRPVYDLVFGREWFVDPRHPAGAPVAHDVFAGLT